The sequence GGGGGCTGCCCCGCGCCCGAGCTCCACCAGCGCCGCGGCCGCGACAGCGCGCCGGGCTGCGCGCGGCGGTAGCGGTCGTAGACCTCTGCCATGGTCCCGACGCAGTCGGCCCGCGGCCGCACCTCGACCGAGCCGGGCGCCGCGGCGGCGGTGCGGGCCCGGGGGAGGGCCAGCCCGGCCTGGTGGCGCGGCACGGTCAGCTGCTGCGTGTAGGTCGCCGGCCCGTAGCCGAACCGGCGGTAGATGACGGCTTCGGACGCCAGCAGCACGCCGAGGAACTCCCCGCGGGCGCGCAGGTCGGCGAGCTGGCGCCGCATCATCGCGCTGAGCACGCCCCGCCGCCGGTGCGAGGGCAGCACCCCGACCGCGGTCACCCCGGCGGCCGGCGCGAGGATTTCCCCGGGCAGGGTGAGCTCGAAGGAGTACGCGCCGGCCGTGCCGACGGGCTGCCCGTCCGGCGTGACGGCCAGCAGGTTCCGGTCCATTTCGAGCGCCGACCACCAGACGCCGCCGTCCTGGCCGGGGGGTTGCGGGAAGCGTCCCAGCGCGATGTGGAACGTGGTGACGAAGGCGTCGAGGTCCTGGTCGGTGGTCGGGCGGATCTCCATCGGGACAGTCCATCGGCGGGCCGGGAGCGGGGCAAGCGAATTACGGCTCGGCCTTCTCGCGTGTCTTCAGGAGGCTGGCCCCCACCGCGGTCGCGAGGATCGCGGCCACCACGCCCAGCGACAGCGCCGTCGGGATCTTCCAGACGTCCAGCAGCAGCATCTTCACGCCCACCCAGACCAGCACGAGGGACAGCCCGATCTTGAGGTAGACGAACCGGTGCATGACGTCGGCCAGCAGGAAGTACATCGCCCGCAGGCCGAGGACCGCGAAGGCGTTCGACGTGAAGACGAGG is a genomic window of Amycolatopsis lexingtonensis containing:
- a CDS encoding GNAT family N-acetyltransferase — translated: MEIRPTTDQDLDAFVTTFHIALGRFPQPPGQDGGVWWSALEMDRNLLAVTPDGQPVGTAGAYSFELTLPGEILAPAAGVTAVGVLPSHRRRGVLSAMMRRQLADLRARGEFLGVLLASEAVIYRRFGYGPATYTQQLTVPRHQAGLALPRARTAAAAPGSVEVRPRADCVGTMAEVYDRYRRAQPGALSRPRRWWSSGAGQPPISPAPRYVAVHRDADGVADGYASYAIGEPRTLTVDETITADDAVFTALARFALEHDLVTDVVFKHVPPGHPLRWQLGDFRAGQVGNDTDWLWVRLLDVPRALTARGWSADGELVLDVTDPFLAERGRYLLTVRDGKAECVPSDREPDLSLDVSDLGSIYLGGTTPSTLVRAGHVEAHHPGAAAVADALFRAERAPHCLHWF